From Herbiconiux flava, one genomic window encodes:
- a CDS encoding tyrosine-type recombinase/integrase produces the protein MGQGGRGAGLDEVGVTPHKLRHTAASMAIAAGADVKLVQRMLSHRDATETLNTYGHLWPDRLDEVTSKVEAARAKALARAEKNAHHEQIMTGGSAAA, from the coding sequence GTGGGCCAAGGCGGTCGCGGGGCGGGCCTCGACGAGGTGGGTGTGACACCGCACAAGCTGCGTCACACCGCTGCGAGCATGGCGATCGCAGCCGGCGCCGACGTGAAGCTGGTGCAGAGGATGTTGAGTCACCGGGACGCTACGGAGACACTGAACACGTACGGCCATCTGTGGCCCGATCGGCTCGATGAGGTCACTTCGAAGGTCGAGGCAGCACGAGCGAAAGCCTTAGCTCGCGCAGAGAAGAATGCTCATCATGAGCAAATCATGACTGGCGGCTCGGCGGCGGCGTGA
- a CDS encoding helix-turn-helix domain-containing protein produces the protein MTTRDAALANVKTNLRAAMQQARLSPAEVAAAAGMNRSTVSRRLLEGADMPIADVFRIALACGVDPVEMFAESGRVETGASSGAQAQTNRLAAFVRTIVREELLRSDNAKIAYSIPEAADAAGLSTTSIRNAIARNDLVPSFYGPKPLLPRAELERWLVAMPSEPPRR, from the coding sequence GTGACCACCCGCGACGCAGCTCTGGCGAATGTCAAGACGAACCTACGTGCAGCGATGCAGCAGGCCCGACTCTCGCCAGCAGAGGTCGCTGCTGCCGCTGGAATGAACCGCTCTACCGTTTCCCGGAGGCTGCTCGAGGGTGCCGACATGCCCATAGCCGATGTGTTCAGGATCGCACTGGCCTGCGGAGTGGACCCCGTCGAGATGTTCGCGGAATCAGGCCGCGTCGAAACTGGAGCCTCATCTGGAGCGCAGGCACAGACAAATCGACTAGCCGCGTTCGTTCGGACGATTGTGCGCGAGGAGCTGCTTCGATCCGACAACGCGAAGATCGCCTACTCTATCCCGGAGGCTGCAGACGCCGCAGGGCTGAGCACCACCTCGATCAGGAACGCGATCGCCCGCAACGACCTCGTGCCATCGTTCTACGGGCCTAAGCCGTTGCTGCCGCGGGCCGAACTTGAGCGGTGGCTCGTGGCCATGCCGTCCGAGCCCCCACGGAGGTAG
- a CDS encoding cold-shock protein: protein MANGTVKWFNAEKGFGFITVDGGGQDVFVHYSAIDMSGYKVLEEGQQVVFEVGTGSKGPQAESVRLA from the coding sequence ATGGCGAACGGAACCGTGAAGTGGTTCAACGCTGAGAAGGGCTTCGGCTTCATCACGGTCGACGGGGGCGGACAGGACGTGTTCGTGCACTACTCGGCGATCGACATGAGCGGCTACAAGGTCCTCGAGGAGGGCCAGCAGGTCGTCTTCGAGGTCGGCACCGGATCGAAGGGTCCGCAGGCGGAATCGGTCCGTCTGGCCTGA
- a CDS encoding nitroreductase family protein, which produces MPGVKEAMLARRSSSKVTDAAPSPAQVAAAVEAAGQLADHSGLRPWRVIEMRADGISRLGRGLAEADGAKEKDVEKFVAKAHRAPLVLAIVVSYAPKHKVPKWEQEAVAAGVAHNLSLVLDDEGWGVFWRTGEHTRAKAVKKAHRLGKNEELLGWLYVGGVPPRGRKPRGKGRIRVSEHLSTL; this is translated from the coding sequence GTGCCCGGTGTGAAGGAGGCGATGCTCGCCCGCCGCTCGTCGTCGAAGGTGACGGATGCGGCCCCCAGTCCCGCCCAGGTGGCCGCGGCCGTCGAGGCGGCCGGCCAGCTCGCCGACCACAGCGGCCTGCGCCCGTGGCGCGTCATCGAAATGCGAGCCGACGGCATCAGCCGCCTGGGCCGGGGCCTCGCCGAGGCCGACGGCGCGAAGGAGAAGGACGTCGAGAAGTTCGTGGCGAAGGCGCACCGCGCCCCGCTCGTGCTGGCCATCGTCGTGTCGTACGCCCCGAAGCACAAGGTGCCGAAGTGGGAGCAGGAGGCGGTGGCCGCCGGAGTCGCGCACAACCTCTCGCTCGTGCTCGACGACGAGGGCTGGGGCGTGTTCTGGCGCACCGGCGAGCACACCCGCGCCAAGGCCGTGAAGAAGGCCCACCGGCTCGGCAAGAACGAGGAGCTGCTCGGCTGGCTCTATGTGGGAGGCGTGCCGCCCCGAGGGCGGAAGCCCCGCGGGAAGGGGCGCATCCGCGTCTCGGAGCACCTCTCGACCCTCTGA
- the msrB gene encoding peptide-methionine (R)-S-oxide reductase MsrB gives MSYQVSKSDDEWREELSAEEFAVLRQAATERPWTGELLDEQREGVYRCKACSAELFRSETKFDSHCGWPSFYDPAGSDAVELIEDRTLGMVRTEVRCARCGSHLGHLFDDAPQTPTGDRYCMNSVSLTFDEVV, from the coding sequence ATGAGCTACCAGGTTTCCAAGTCCGACGACGAGTGGCGCGAGGAGCTCTCGGCCGAGGAGTTCGCCGTGCTGCGGCAGGCCGCCACCGAGCGCCCGTGGACGGGCGAGCTGCTCGACGAGCAGCGCGAGGGCGTCTACCGCTGCAAGGCCTGCTCGGCCGAGCTCTTCCGCAGCGAGACCAAGTTCGACTCGCACTGCGGCTGGCCGAGCTTCTACGACCCGGCCGGCTCGGACGCCGTCGAGCTGATCGAGGACCGCACGCTCGGCATGGTGCGCACCGAGGTGCGCTGCGCCCGCTGCGGCTCGCACCTCGGCCACCTCTTCGACGACGCACCGCAGACGCCGACGGGCGACCGCTACTGCATGAACTCCGTCTCGCTCACCTTCGACGAGGTCGTGTAG
- a CDS encoding DUF3263 domain-containing protein, with protein sequence MELSERDIRILVFERSWWRHAGAKEQAIRKTFGLSSARYYQLLGALIDSPAALAHDPMLIKRLQRVREARLAARSARLLSRDD encoded by the coding sequence ATGGAGCTCAGCGAGCGGGACATCCGCATCCTCGTCTTCGAACGCAGCTGGTGGCGCCACGCCGGCGCCAAGGAACAGGCGATCCGCAAGACGTTCGGCCTCTCCTCCGCCCGCTACTATCAACTTCTCGGTGCGCTGATCGACTCCCCGGCCGCTCTCGCACACGACCCGATGCTCATCAAGAGGCTTCAGCGGGTTCGGGAGGCGCGCCTCGCAGCGCGCTCGGCCCGGCTGCTGTCGCGCGACGACTAG
- a CDS encoding sensor histidine kinase, producing MHAILRQWNSISLRTKITGVTVLMLTFGLVVSGVGTMVVLRTYLLQQVDSQLDQASADPSPFLGPNASSTSFNIQDITSAPDDYFVGLLDASGNLIVSNWADKDSGTMPAALVDLDTANQLGGKVFTVDSVDHSAEWHAVTTMVELFGGDGFGTVVIAKSLVETEKTTATYLSIFLAFGIGVVILGAMLTRLLVTSTFGPLREVERTAAAIADGGDFSRRMSDAMPETEVGRLNRSLNTMLSRIDSAFADRARTIDQMRRFVGDASHELRTPLVSVRGYAELYRMGALQTPDDVAQAMDRIEKEAIRMGTLVEDLLELARLDETRPLQLAPVDLLPLSIDTASDARAASPGREVTVRTPVGPPAVPFSPVLEAPAEEQADAPAEDAPPGSAYQPLDGEEQPPAGSPKPSLYVSAEPREPSTGSLYTTGAVEPVTPTTPDPVAETLELAEALSPVIPDVPLSPASSDMASETVVAPQESAEPSAAAETTPPPAVGKPARAWGLPRGGSAFASGQSAARSAGSSAATPDGGAGTPADTTGPIGTPARKGASASVRSSANAAMARLRRRPKTAGGASGDPALDGTEEFAATGEIELTPAVRPIVLAEENKIRQVLTNLIGNALRFTDADSPIELVVQVDEAAGVAMVDIVDHGDGIPPQIREKIFQRFWRADSSRTRETGGSGLGLAIVSSIVAAHHGTVQALETPGGGATFRVTLPLMDAPAPPAPAPL from the coding sequence ATGCACGCCATTCTGAGGCAGTGGAACTCCATCTCCCTGCGCACCAAGATCACCGGTGTGACGGTCCTGATGCTGACCTTCGGGCTGGTGGTCTCGGGCGTCGGCACCATGGTGGTGCTGCGCACGTATCTGCTCCAGCAGGTCGACTCGCAGCTCGATCAGGCGAGCGCCGACCCCTCCCCCTTCCTCGGGCCGAACGCGTCGAGCACCTCGTTCAACATCCAGGACATCACGTCGGCGCCTGACGACTACTTCGTGGGTCTGCTCGACGCCTCGGGCAACCTGATCGTCAGCAACTGGGCCGATAAAGACTCCGGCACGATGCCCGCCGCCCTGGTCGACCTCGACACCGCGAACCAGCTCGGCGGCAAGGTCTTCACGGTCGACTCGGTCGACCACAGTGCCGAGTGGCACGCCGTCACGACGATGGTCGAGCTGTTCGGCGGCGACGGCTTCGGCACGGTGGTGATCGCGAAGTCGCTGGTCGAGACCGAGAAGACGACAGCGACCTACCTGTCGATCTTCCTCGCCTTCGGCATCGGCGTGGTCATCCTGGGCGCCATGCTCACGCGGCTGCTCGTGACGTCGACCTTCGGCCCGCTGCGGGAGGTGGAGCGCACCGCCGCGGCCATCGCCGACGGCGGCGACTTCAGCCGCCGCATGTCGGATGCGATGCCGGAGACCGAGGTCGGGCGCCTGAACCGCTCCCTCAACACGATGCTCTCCCGCATCGACAGCGCTTTCGCCGACCGTGCCCGCACGATCGACCAGATGCGCCGCTTCGTCGGCGACGCCTCGCACGAGCTGCGCACCCCGCTCGTCTCGGTGCGCGGCTACGCCGAGCTCTACCGCATGGGTGCGCTGCAGACCCCCGACGACGTCGCCCAGGCCATGGACCGCATCGAGAAGGAGGCGATCCGCATGGGCACCCTCGTCGAGGACCTGCTCGAGCTGGCCCGCCTCGACGAGACCCGGCCCCTGCAGCTCGCTCCCGTCGACCTGCTGCCCCTCTCGATCGATACGGCATCGGATGCGCGTGCCGCGAGCCCCGGCCGCGAAGTCACCGTGCGCACCCCCGTCGGCCCGCCTGCCGTACCGTTCAGCCCGGTGCTCGAGGCTCCGGCGGAGGAGCAGGCCGACGCTCCCGCCGAGGACGCCCCACCCGGTTCGGCGTATCAGCCGTTGGACGGCGAGGAGCAGCCCCCCGCCGGCAGCCCAAAGCCGTCGCTGTACGTGTCGGCGGAGCCGCGGGAGCCCTCGACCGGCTCTCTCTACACGACCGGAGCGGTCGAGCCCGTGACGCCGACGACCCCCGATCCCGTCGCGGAGACGTTGGAGCTCGCCGAAGCCTTGTCACCCGTCATCCCTGACGTACCTCTTTCACCTGCCTCGTCGGACATGGCCTCCGAGACGGTCGTCGCACCCCAGGAATCGGCCGAACCTTCCGCGGCCGCAGAGACCACCCCGCCTCCGGCCGTCGGAAAGCCCGCGCGGGCCTGGGGGCTTCCGCGGGGCGGTTCGGCCTTCGCCTCGGGGCAGTCGGCCGCCCGTTCGGCCGGATCGTCCGCCGCCACCCCCGACGGCGGGGCCGGCACCCCGGCCGACACCACCGGGCCCATCGGCACGCCGGCCCGCAAGGGCGCCTCGGCGTCGGTGCGGTCGTCGGCGAACGCGGCCATGGCGCGGCTGCGGCGTCGGCCAAAGACGGCGGGCGGAGCATCCGGAGACCCCGCCCTCGACGGCACCGAGGAGTTCGCCGCGACCGGTGAGATCGAGCTGACGCCTGCGGTGCGGCCGATCGTGCTGGCCGAGGAGAACAAGATCCGGCAGGTGCTGACCAACCTGATCGGCAACGCTCTGCGCTTCACCGACGCCGACAGCCCGATCGAGCTCGTGGTTCAGGTCGACGAGGCCGCGGGCGTGGCGATGGTCGACATCGTGGACCACGGTGACGGCATCCCGCCGCAGATCCGCGAGAAGATCTTCCAGCGCTTCTGGCGCGCCGACTCCTCGCGCACGCGCGAGACGGGCGGCTCGGGCCTCGGCCTCGCGATCGTCTCGTCGATCGTGGCAGCCCACCACGGCACCGTGCAGGCGCTCGAGACGCCGGGCGGTGGCGCGACCTTCCGCGTGACCCTCCCCCTCATGGACGCCCCCGCCCCGCCTGCCCCTGCCCCCCTGTAA
- the groL gene encoding chaperonin GroEL (60 kDa chaperone family; promotes refolding of misfolded polypeptides especially under stressful conditions; forms two stacked rings of heptamers to form a barrel-shaped 14mer; ends can be capped by GroES; misfolded proteins enter the barrel where they are refolded when GroES binds), whose protein sequence is MAKIIAFDEEARRGLERGLNTLADAVKVTLGPRGRNVVLEKKWGAPTITNDGVSIAKEIELDDPYEKIGAELVKEVAKKTDDVAGDGTTTATVLAQALVKEGLRNVAAGADPISLKKGIEKAVAAVSAELIKNAKEIETKEEIAATASISAADPEIGAIIAEAIDKVGKEGVVTVEESNTFGTELELTEGMRFDKGYLSAYFVTDPERQEAVFEDPYILIVNSKVSNIKDLLPIVDKVIQTGKQLLIIAEDVDGEALATLVVNKIRGIFKSVAVKAPGFGDRRKAQLQDIAILTGGQVISEEVGLKLENVSLDLLGQARKVVITKDETTIVEGAGDADAIAGRVAQIRAEIENTDSDYDREKLQERLAKLAGGVAVIKAGAATEVELKERKHRIEDAVRNAKAAVEEGIVAGGGVALIQAGKTAFANLDLVGDEATGANIVKVAIEAPLKQIAFNAGMEPGVVAAKVRELDYGWGLNAATGEYVDLLAAGIIDPAKVTRSALQNAASIAGLFLTTEVVVAEKPEKNPAPAGDPTGGMDF, encoded by the coding sequence ATGGCAAAGATCATTGCTTTCGATGAAGAGGCCCGCCGCGGCCTCGAGCGTGGCCTGAACACGCTCGCCGATGCCGTCAAGGTCACGCTCGGCCCGCGCGGTCGCAACGTCGTCCTCGAGAAGAAGTGGGGCGCCCCCACGATCACCAACGACGGCGTGTCCATCGCCAAGGAGATCGAGCTCGACGACCCCTACGAGAAGATCGGTGCCGAGCTCGTCAAGGAGGTCGCCAAGAAGACCGACGACGTCGCGGGTGACGGAACAACCACCGCGACCGTGCTCGCTCAGGCGCTCGTCAAGGAGGGCCTCCGCAACGTGGCCGCCGGCGCCGACCCCATCAGCCTCAAGAAGGGCATCGAGAAGGCCGTCGCGGCCGTCTCCGCCGAGCTGATCAAGAACGCCAAGGAGATCGAGACCAAGGAAGAGATCGCCGCCACCGCGTCGATCTCCGCCGCCGACCCCGAGATCGGCGCCATCATCGCCGAGGCCATCGACAAGGTCGGCAAGGAGGGTGTCGTCACCGTCGAGGAGTCGAACACCTTCGGCACCGAGCTCGAGCTGACCGAGGGCATGCGCTTCGATAAGGGCTACCTGTCGGCGTACTTCGTCACCGACCCCGAGCGTCAGGAAGCGGTCTTCGAAGACCCCTACATCCTGATCGTCAACTCGAAGGTCTCGAACATCAAGGACCTGCTGCCGATCGTCGACAAGGTCATCCAGACCGGCAAGCAGCTCCTCATCATCGCTGAGGACGTCGACGGCGAGGCCCTGGCCACGCTCGTCGTGAACAAGATCCGTGGCATCTTCAAGTCGGTCGCCGTCAAGGCTCCCGGCTTCGGCGACCGTCGCAAGGCGCAGCTGCAGGACATCGCGATCCTCACCGGCGGCCAGGTCATCTCCGAGGAGGTCGGCCTCAAGCTCGAGAACGTCTCCCTCGACCTGCTCGGCCAGGCCCGCAAGGTCGTCATCACGAAGGACGAGACCACCATCGTCGAGGGTGCCGGCGACGCCGACGCCATCGCCGGCCGCGTGGCTCAGATCCGTGCCGAGATCGAGAACACCGACAGCGACTACGACCGTGAGAAGCTCCAGGAGCGTCTCGCCAAGCTCGCCGGCGGTGTCGCGGTCATCAAGGCCGGTGCCGCCACCGAGGTCGAGCTGAAGGAGCGCAAGCACCGCATCGAAGACGCCGTGCGCAACGCCAAGGCCGCCGTCGAAGAGGGCATCGTCGCCGGTGGTGGCGTCGCCCTCATCCAGGCCGGCAAGACCGCGTTCGCGAACCTCGACCTCGTCGGTGACGAGGCCACCGGTGCGAACATCGTCAAGGTCGCCATCGAGGCGCCCCTGAAGCAGATCGCCTTCAACGCCGGCATGGAGCCGGGTGTCGTCGCCGCCAAGGTGCGCGAGCTCGACTACGGCTGGGGCCTGAACGCCGCGACCGGTGAGTACGTCGACCTCCTGGCCGCCGGCATCATCGACCCGGCCAAGGTCACCCGCTCGGCGCTGCAGAACGCCGCGTCGATCGCCGGCCTCTTCCTCACCACCGAGGTCGTCGTCGCCGAGAAGCCCGAGAAGAACCCGGCTCCGGCCGGCGACCCCACGGGCGGCATGGACTTCTAG
- a CDS encoding response regulator transcription factor, whose product MTGPRILIVDDEPNIRDLLTTSLRFAGFAVRAVSNGAQTISAVLEEEPDLIILDVMLPDMNGFGVTKRLRAAGYTAPILFLTAKDDTEDKITGLTVGGDDYVTKPFSLDEIVARIKAILRRTMQADEDAIIRAGELTMDQDTHEVFVGDTAIELSPTEFKLLRYLMLNPNRVLSKAQILDHVWEYDFNGDAGIVESYISYLRRKLDAHTEESLIQTKRGFGYMLKVSKA is encoded by the coding sequence ATGACCGGTCCTCGCATCCTGATCGTCGACGACGAACCCAACATCCGCGATCTGCTCACCACGAGCCTCCGCTTCGCCGGCTTCGCCGTGCGCGCGGTCTCGAACGGTGCGCAGACCATCTCGGCGGTGCTCGAGGAGGAGCCCGACCTGATCATCCTGGACGTCATGCTGCCCGACATGAACGGCTTCGGCGTCACAAAGCGTCTGCGCGCGGCCGGCTACACCGCGCCCATCCTCTTCCTCACGGCGAAGGACGACACGGAAGACAAGATCACGGGCCTCACCGTCGGCGGCGACGACTACGTCACCAAGCCGTTCAGCCTCGACGAGATCGTGGCGCGCATCAAGGCGATCCTCCGCCGCACCATGCAGGCCGACGAGGACGCGATCATCCGCGCCGGTGAGCTGACCATGGATCAGGACACGCACGAGGTCTTCGTCGGCGACACCGCCATCGAACTCTCGCCCACCGAGTTCAAGCTGCTGCGCTACCTGATGCTGAACCCGAACCGGGTGCTGTCGAAGGCGCAGATCCTCGACCACGTCTGGGAGTACGACTTCAACGGCGACGCCGGCATCGTCGAGAGCTACATCTCCTACCTGCGCCGCAAGCTCGACGCACACACCGAGGAGTCGCTCATCCAGACCAAGCGCGGCTTCGGGTACATGCTGAAGGTGAGCAAGGCGTAG
- a CDS encoding LytR C-terminal domain-containing protein, translated as MPRFPEDSFDRLPAPSGRVGAHRGPVPRGRGWRVLAWAALATVLLVGAGIGYLAIIDNNNQFTDALGGAGSSEAATEAPTPTPTVAPVTDGTKSVTVLNGTEIAGLATRVGDAAVASGWNVGSRANASTTDFATTTVYYADAANEGAALGLAQLLGGVPTELNASFPGADLTVVLGTDYAGPGLTDAAAPAEEAPAEEAPAEDAPVE; from the coding sequence ATGCCACGTTTCCCCGAGGACAGCTTCGACCGCCTGCCCGCCCCGTCCGGGCGCGTGGGCGCGCATCGCGGCCCCGTGCCGCGCGGTCGGGGATGGCGCGTGCTCGCCTGGGCGGCGCTCGCGACGGTGCTGCTCGTGGGTGCGGGCATCGGCTACCTCGCGATCATCGACAACAACAACCAGTTCACGGATGCGCTGGGGGGCGCCGGCTCGTCGGAGGCCGCCACCGAGGCGCCGACCCCGACCCCCACGGTCGCGCCGGTCACCGACGGCACCAAATCGGTCACCGTCCTGAACGGCACCGAGATCGCGGGACTCGCCACCCGGGTCGGCGACGCGGCGGTCGCGAGCGGCTGGAACGTCGGATCGCGCGCCAACGCCAGCACCACCGACTTCGCGACCACCACCGTGTACTACGCCGATGCGGCGAACGAAGGGGCCGCACTCGGCCTCGCCCAGTTGCTCGGCGGGGTGCCGACCGAGCTGAACGCCTCCTTCCCGGGCGCCGACCTCACCGTGGTGCTCGGCACCGACTACGCCGGGCCCGGGCTCACCGACGCGGCGGCGCCGGCGGAGGAGGCGCCGGCGGAAGAGGCCCCGGCCGAGGACGCTCCGGTCGAGTAG
- a CDS encoding MFS transporter: MDVPAARRWLAILALALGGFGIGVTEFVTMGLLPNIAADLLPGQYAVDAAGANANAGLLVSAYALGVVVGAPTIAAAAARWPRKRLLLVLVAVFVVGNLLSAILPSFGLVLAARFLSALPHGAYFGIASLVAASLMGPDKRARGVAFVLGGLTIANVVGVPFGTFLGQNFGWRSAYLMVGIIFAVTFVAIALTVPFRPGDPTATMRNELKAFTRLQVWLTLAVGSIGFGGVFAVYTYVAPVVTDVTRQGDGFVPWVLVAFGVGMTIGNALAGWLTDRSVKRSLVIGILGTGVSVLAFALTAHTVAGLMISIFFVGAFAGSCSPAIQTRLMDVSHNAQTIAAALNHSALNIGNTLGAFLGGVAIAAGFGYLAPAYVGVGLAALGFVALLASFAVDRARSRA, translated from the coding sequence ATCGACGTGCCCGCGGCGCGGCGGTGGCTCGCCATCCTCGCCCTCGCGCTCGGTGGCTTCGGCATCGGCGTCACCGAGTTCGTCACGATGGGACTGCTGCCGAACATCGCGGCCGACCTGCTGCCCGGCCAGTACGCGGTCGACGCGGCGGGTGCCAACGCCAATGCGGGCCTGCTCGTCTCGGCCTACGCCCTCGGTGTCGTGGTCGGCGCTCCCACGATCGCTGCGGCCGCCGCGCGCTGGCCCCGCAAGCGCCTGCTGCTCGTCCTGGTCGCCGTGTTCGTCGTGGGCAACCTGCTCTCGGCGATCCTGCCCTCGTTCGGACTGGTGCTCGCCGCCCGATTCCTCAGTGCCCTCCCGCACGGGGCCTACTTCGGCATCGCCTCGCTCGTCGCGGCCTCGCTGATGGGGCCCGACAAGCGGGCCCGCGGTGTCGCCTTCGTGCTCGGCGGCCTCACCATCGCCAACGTGGTCGGCGTGCCCTTCGGCACCTTCCTCGGCCAGAACTTCGGCTGGCGCAGCGCCTACCTGATGGTCGGCATCATCTTCGCGGTGACCTTCGTCGCGATCGCCCTCACGGTGCCGTTCCGGCCGGGCGACCCGACGGCCACGATGCGCAACGAGCTGAAGGCGTTCACCCGGTTGCAGGTCTGGCTCACGCTCGCGGTCGGCTCGATCGGCTTCGGCGGCGTGTTCGCCGTCTACACCTACGTCGCTCCCGTGGTCACCGACGTCACCCGGCAGGGCGACGGCTTCGTGCCCTGGGTGCTCGTCGCCTTCGGCGTGGGCATGACCATCGGCAACGCCCTCGCCGGCTGGCTGACCGACCGGTCGGTGAAGCGCTCGCTCGTCATCGGCATCCTCGGCACCGGTGTCTCGGTGCTCGCCTTCGCCCTGACCGCGCACACCGTGGCGGGGCTGATGATCTCGATCTTCTTCGTCGGCGCCTTCGCCGGGTCGTGCTCGCCCGCCATCCAGACCCGGCTGATGGACGTCTCGCACAACGCGCAGACCATCGCCGCCGCCCTGAACCACTCGGCGCTGAACATCGGCAACACGCTCGGCGCGTTCCTCGGGGGCGTCGCCATCGCGGCCGGCTTCGGCTACCTCGCCCCCGCCTACGTGGGCGTGGGGCTGGCGGCGCTCGGCTTCGTGGCGCTGCTGGCGTCGTTCGCGGTCGACCGGGCGCGCAGCAGGGCCTGA
- a CDS encoding AbiV family abortive infection protein: MANRKLTFEQVESLYDALLSNAWRLAREAEALAAVGAGGRARALAIVALEESGKAIMIHKAKIVSHTAGHRDPELDDQFWRDWRNHQPKLREVRAFILNHDYWFDVEPPEPNDLLLGSVEDYLADLDAFAEKQSANRMSGLYVDIDKGTGRTRKPYDETGDDVAELVAIVDQIGWQLRLGDHIKFIGEQPDRSAIPDTDLYAAYADGGRLAVQRQSREGWEAQDDAIGRLSETGTPYGGGGGGNEPESAA; the protein is encoded by the coding sequence GTGGCGAATCGAAAGCTGACGTTCGAGCAGGTCGAGTCGCTCTACGACGCGCTCCTGTCGAACGCGTGGCGCCTGGCACGGGAAGCCGAAGCTCTGGCTGCAGTAGGTGCCGGCGGCAGGGCCCGTGCACTCGCGATCGTGGCTCTCGAGGAATCCGGCAAGGCGATCATGATTCACAAGGCAAAGATCGTCAGCCACACCGCCGGCCACCGCGACCCCGAGCTGGACGATCAGTTCTGGCGGGACTGGCGCAATCATCAGCCCAAGCTGCGTGAGGTGCGCGCGTTCATCCTGAACCACGACTACTGGTTCGATGTCGAGCCGCCGGAGCCCAACGATCTGCTCCTCGGATCGGTTGAGGACTATCTCGCGGATCTGGACGCGTTCGCCGAGAAGCAGAGCGCGAATCGCATGAGCGGCCTGTACGTCGACATCGACAAGGGGACCGGTCGGACCCGCAAGCCTTACGACGAGACTGGCGACGACGTCGCGGAGTTAGTCGCGATCGTCGATCAAATCGGGTGGCAGCTTCGCTTGGGCGACCACATCAAGTTCATCGGTGAGCAGCCCGATCGATCGGCAATCCCAGACACTGACCTCTACGCCGCCTACGCGGATGGCGGTCGCCTTGCGGTGCAGCGACAGTCGAGAGAGGGCTGGGAGGCCCAAGACGACGCGATCGGGCGGCTCTCAGAGACAGGCACTCCTTACGGCGGCGGCGGCGGCGGCAACGAACCGGAGTCGGCGGCTTGA
- a CDS encoding tyrosine-type recombinase/integrase, with product MSSTSSTTLALPSTVKLLLTSIDSADAAPASLTSIDRLHYVTSAVLGYAVKAGWVSSNPAAGVKLPASQKAEQIYLNFEEVESLADAAEAAGTQSDRALVLLLAYSGLRINEALALTVADVDITTRRVSVRRTWTIDAAGARKLGMPKTGERRVVPLVSFIVEELKPLLDGRTDDEYVFRAQSGQAVHDHNWRPRVWAKAVAGRASTRWV from the coding sequence ATGAGCTCGACGTCATCGACCACGCTGGCTTTGCCAAGCACCGTCAAGTTGTTGTTGACGAGCATCGACTCGGCCGACGCTGCGCCGGCGAGCTTGACGAGTATCGATCGTCTGCACTACGTCACGTCGGCGGTTCTTGGGTACGCGGTGAAGGCGGGATGGGTCTCCTCCAACCCCGCTGCCGGCGTCAAGCTTCCGGCATCGCAGAAGGCGGAGCAGATCTACCTCAACTTCGAGGAAGTCGAGTCGCTCGCGGACGCGGCCGAAGCTGCCGGCACGCAGAGCGATAGGGCCCTGGTTCTGCTGCTGGCCTACTCGGGGCTGCGGATCAACGAGGCGCTGGCTCTGACGGTCGCCGACGTCGACATCACCACTAGGAGAGTGTCCGTCCGGAGGACCTGGACCATCGACGCGGCTGGAGCCCGGAAGCTTGGAATGCCGAAGACCGGTGAACGTCGCGTGGTTCCTCTGGTGAGCTTCATCGTGGAAGAACTGAAGCCACTACTCGATGGGCGCACGGACGACGAATACGTCTTCCGCGCTCAATCTGGTCAGGCCGTCCACGATCACAACTGGCGGCCTCGAGTGTGGGCCAAGGCGGTCGCGGGGCGGGCCTCGACGAGGTGGGTGTGA
- a CDS encoding multidrug transporter: MREPTDAEKRHDQLTSAPDATEADAAPRIDVSTTADGTTRIDIRDDAEVRPGGDPEIIDPDGDAGASSRE; this comes from the coding sequence ATGCGCGAACCCACCGACGCCGAGAAGCGCCACGACCAGCTGACCAGTGCCCCCGACGCGACGGAGGCCGACGCGGCCCCGCGCATCGACGTCTCGACGACGGCCGACGGAACGACGCGGATCGACATCCGTGACGACGCCGAGGTGCGGCCGGGCGGCGACCCCGAGATCATCGACCCCGACGGCGACGCCGGGGCCAGCTCTCGCGAGTGA